In Allomuricauda ruestringensis DSM 13258, the following proteins share a genomic window:
- a CDS encoding 5'-nucleotidase C-terminal domain-containing protein, translating into MIFTKVNNLPRRLNKDTHVNNLKFKQFVAFVTFCFLISCKNDTGKLTEIKGKQIPINSTIAQTDSIASFVEPYKKRINEVLDSTLAYAPAPLLLDDGERTSSMGNLMADIVFEQATPIFNSRSGEKLDFVVLNAGGVRSVISEGNVSARNAYEVMPFENYIEVVELSGSATRELINFVAKSSRRHPVSGIQIVTDKNRSLESVNIQGQPFDENRNYYVATSDYLVNGGPSVGFFDEIISTTKTDYLLRNAIIDYLKKVDTLKAVADDRIKTLN; encoded by the coding sequence ATGATTTTTACAAAGGTAAATAATCTACCAAGACGACTTAACAAAGATACGCACGTGAACAATCTAAAATTCAAACAATTTGTTGCATTTGTAACTTTTTGTTTTTTGATTTCCTGTAAAAATGATACGGGGAAACTTACCGAAATCAAAGGCAAGCAAATTCCCATCAACTCTACCATTGCCCAAACCGATTCCATAGCCAGTTTTGTGGAACCCTACAAAAAAAGGATCAACGAAGTACTGGACAGTACCTTGGCCTATGCCCCTGCTCCTCTTTTGCTGGACGATGGGGAACGTACCTCTTCCATGGGCAACCTAATGGCCGACATTGTTTTTGAGCAGGCTACTCCCATTTTCAACTCTAGATCGGGGGAAAAGTTGGATTTTGTGGTGCTGAATGCCGGCGGGGTACGTTCCGTAATTTCCGAAGGTAACGTCAGTGCCCGTAATGCTTATGAGGTGATGCCTTTTGAAAATTATATTGAAGTGGTTGAACTAAGTGGTTCCGCAACAAGAGAGCTTATCAACTTTGTGGCAAAGTCCTCCCGAAGACATCCAGTATCGGGCATACAGATTGTTACTGATAAAAACCGCTCACTTGAATCCGTAAATATACAAGGACAGCCTTTTGATGAAAACCGAAATTACTACGTGGCCACTTCCGATTATTTGGTAAATGGTGGTCCAAGTGTTGGTTTTTTTGATGAAATTATTTCAACAACCAAAACCGATTACCTTTTACGAAATGCCATAATCGATTATTTAAAAAAAGTAGATACGCTTAAGGCAGTTGCGGACGATCGCATAAAAACATTGAACTAG
- a CDS encoding metallophosphatase: MKRRDFITNTTAASTLIGLGGLSLSSCSNLGKKQITILHTNDVHSHIDTFPSSHSKFPNLGGIARRATLVEQIRNENPNTLLFDAGDIFQGTPYFNFYGGELEFKLMSKLKYDASTIGNHDFDNGINGLLAQMPHATFEMISANYDFSNTVMDGYVKPYKIYMVDGVKIGVYGLGIELDGLVTKKLYKETKYLNPYEIALDTEKQLKEEEQCDLIVCLSHLGYDYKNPERPCDTRLAQQTYHTDLIIGGHTHTFLDKPDVRTNQNGNSVLVNQVGCFGINLGRIDFYFDTDKNASANGVSITV; encoded by the coding sequence ATGAAGAGAAGAGATTTTATAACAAATACAACCGCAGCCTCCACCCTTATTGGTTTGGGGGGACTAAGCTTAAGCTCTTGTTCCAATTTGGGCAAAAAACAAATCACAATACTGCACACTAACGATGTGCACAGCCATATTGACACCTTCCCTTCTTCACACTCTAAATTTCCGAACTTGGGAGGAATTGCGCGCAGGGCCACTTTGGTGGAACAGATTCGAAACGAAAACCCGAACACCCTTCTTTTTGATGCGGGTGATATTTTTCAAGGAACGCCCTATTTCAATTTTTATGGAGGTGAATTGGAGTTTAAATTGATGAGCAAGCTCAAGTATGACGCATCCACTATTGGGAACCACGATTTTGACAATGGCATAAATGGACTGTTGGCACAGATGCCCCATGCCACTTTTGAAATGATTTCCGCTAACTACGACTTTTCCAATACCGTGATGGATGGTTATGTAAAACCTTATAAAATCTACATGGTTGATGGTGTAAAAATCGGAGTATATGGTCTTGGTATTGAGTTGGATGGTTTAGTAACCAAAAAACTATATAAAGAAACCAAATACTTGAACCCATACGAAATTGCCCTAGATACAGAGAAGCAATTGAAAGAGGAAGAACAATGCGATTTGATAGTCTGCCTTTCGCACTTGGGCTACGATTACAAAAATCCCGAAAGACCGTGTGATACCCGATTGGCACAACAAACCTACCATACCGATTTGATTATTGGCGGACATACACATACCTTTTTGGACAAACCCGATGTGCGCACCAACCAAAATGGAAATTCCGTATTAGTGAATCAAGTGGGGTGCTTCGGCATTAATCTGGGTCGAATCGATTTTTATTTCGATACGGACAAAAATGCTTCTGCTAATGGGGTAAGTATTACTGTTTGA
- a CDS encoding DUF6913 domain-containing protein, producing the protein MFLKGLQDKFKVKSGLKYLQGEMEKPSKSVTREKGITSVGCIVDVDNFQKAEAFYELIDEFGLRPNAIKIIGYKREYDKNSPYAIQMFSDKDLGWKGQIENGYVLEFLGREYDMLVNYYEEDNLMMKLLSVRTPARLKVGLGAQDSKVNDLILNIPLNDFKLFKSELKKYLKVLNEI; encoded by the coding sequence ATGTTTTTGAAAGGACTCCAAGACAAATTTAAGGTTAAATCCGGGCTTAAATATTTACAGGGGGAAATGGAAAAGCCCTCAAAGTCTGTGACCAGGGAGAAGGGAATAACCAGCGTTGGCTGTATAGTGGATGTTGACAATTTCCAGAAAGCGGAGGCCTTTTATGAGCTTATTGATGAGTTCGGGTTAAGGCCCAACGCTATAAAAATTATTGGCTATAAGCGGGAGTACGACAAAAATTCACCTTATGCCATCCAAATGTTCTCCGATAAGGACCTTGGATGGAAAGGCCAAATAGAGAACGGCTATGTTCTTGAGTTTTTGGGCAGGGAATACGATATGTTGGTCAATTATTACGAAGAGGACAATTTAATGATGAAGTTGTTATCCGTGAGAACCCCCGCTCGTCTCAAGGTTGGGTTAGGTGCCCAGGACTCCAAGGTCAACGATTTAATCTTAAACATACCCTTGAATGATTTTAAATTGTTCAAGAGTGAGTTGAAAAAGTATTTAAAGGTCTTAAACGAAATTTGA
- a CDS encoding BspA family leucine-rich repeat surface protein: MKHIERKLGVALMATVMLWSCGKDDGPIPPAPNPTPEPEPVEETNSPPVIEAQEFTAGESITDADIIGTVTATDADGDGLSFELTENDNDLFLLTTTGELTLAEGKTLDYETATEHTITISVTDGEETAEATITITVEDVNESMAEDPTSFITIWKTETDGEEIIIGINGDYSYNYAIDWGDGTEEELTDADGKPTHVYDTSGTYTVAIQGEFPAIKMGSLGEESSSKLLSLEQWGNIQWKSFWGAFADCENMVYNATDVPDLSNVTDMSGMFDGAASFNGDLSAWGAKLSNVTNMSSVFDGATSFNGDISTWDVSNVTEMDFMFRNAESFNGDIGGWNVGNVANMNEMFRGAVSFDGDLSTWDVSNVTDMNSMFAGTTSFNKDLNAWGTKLGNVKDMGFMFYNAPSFNSDLNGWDVSNVTNMSSMFSGATSFSGNISDWNTTSVTNMRYMFYEAESFNGDLSNWDVSNVTNMQGMFQFADVFNGDISTWDVSNVVKMTAMFSGASSFNRNLGNWNINNVDGLEVMLNNSGMTPSAYSATLLGWANNLANMPTDIELGASGMAILCTPDIIAARNSLIINKGWTIVGDTPCP, translated from the coding sequence ATGAAACACATTGAAAGGAAATTAGGTGTGGCACTGATGGCCACGGTCATGCTCTGGAGCTGTGGCAAAGACGATGGCCCTATACCGCCAGCACCGAACCCAACGCCAGAACCTGAGCCCGTTGAGGAGACCAACTCGCCTCCCGTAATCGAGGCACAGGAGTTCACCGCAGGGGAAAGCATTACGGATGCCGATATCATCGGCACGGTGACCGCCACCGATGCAGACGGGGACGGGCTCTCCTTTGAGCTGACCGAGAATGACAATGACCTCTTTTTGCTGACCACAACAGGGGAGCTCACCCTCGCCGAGGGCAAGACACTGGACTACGAGACCGCCACGGAGCACACTATTACCATAAGCGTAACCGATGGAGAGGAGACCGCCGAGGCCACAATAACAATAACCGTGGAGGATGTAAATGAGAGCATGGCCGAGGACCCAACCTCCTTTATCACCATTTGGAAGACCGAGACCGATGGCGAGGAGATTATTATCGGCATTAACGGTGACTACTCCTACAACTACGCTATAGACTGGGGCGATGGCACGGAGGAAGAGCTTACCGATGCAGATGGAAAACCGACCCATGTTTACGACACATCGGGCACCTATACCGTGGCCATACAGGGGGAGTTTCCTGCTATTAAAATGGGTAGTTTGGGAGAAGAAAGTTCTTCGAAGCTTTTAAGCTTGGAACAATGGGGCAACATTCAGTGGAAGAGTTTTTGGGGTGCTTTTGCCGATTGTGAAAACATGGTCTATAATGCCACGGATGTCCCCGATCTTTCCAACGTGACTGATATGAGCGGTATGTTCGATGGTGCCGCCTCCTTTAACGGGGATTTAAGTGCTTGGGGGGCAAAACTGAGCAACGTGACCAATATGAGTAGTGTTTTTGATGGGGCCACTTCTTTTAATGGGGACATTAGTACTTGGGACGTAAGCAATGTAACGGAGATGGATTTTATGTTTCGAAATGCCGAATCCTTTAATGGGGATATCGGCGGATGGAACGTGGGCAATGTTGCCAATATGAACGAAATGTTCAGAGGCGCCGTTTCCTTTGATGGAGATCTTAGTACTTGGGATGTAAGCAATGTTACTGATATGAACAGTATGTTCGCTGGAACCACTTCCTTTAACAAGGATTTAAATGCTTGGGGCACAAAGTTAGGCAATGTGAAGGATATGGGTTTTATGTTCTATAACGCTCCTTCTTTTAATAGTGACCTTAACGGTTGGGATGTAAGCAATGTCACTAACATGAGTAGTATGTTTAGCGGAGCCACTTCCTTTAGTGGGAACATTAGTGATTGGAATACAACAAGTGTAACAAATATGAGGTATATGTTTTATGAAGCCGAATCCTTTAACGGAGATCTTAGCAATTGGGACGTGAGCAATGTGACCAATATGCAAGGTATGTTCCAATTCGCGGATGTTTTTAATGGGGATATCAGTACTTGGGATGTAAGCAATGTGGTGAAAATGACCGCTATGTTCTCTGGAGCCTCGTCATTTAATAGAAATTTGGGTAATTGGAATATCAACAATGTGGATGGTCTGGAAGTCATGTTAAATAATTCAGGAATGACGCCTTCCGCATATAGTGCCACATTGTTGGGTTGGGCAAATAATTTGGCTAATATGCCCACTGATATAGAGTTGGGTGCTTCGGGTATGGCCATTCTATGTACCCCTGATATTATTGCTGCAAGAAATTCATTGATCATAAACAAAGGGTGGACCATTGTTGGGGATACTCCTTGTCCATGA
- the ligA gene encoding NAD-dependent DNA ligase LigA: protein MNIQDKITSLRNELREHNYKYYVLDEPSISDYEFDMKLEELQKLEAEHPEFYDPTSPTIRVGGMVTKNFETVPHEHRMYSLDNSYSKEDLEDWEKRVQRILGDAEVEFTCELKYDGASISLTYEDGKLVKAVTRGDGFQGDDVTNNIKTIKSVPLQLKGDYPPKFDIRGEIILTLEGFAKMNAERVEAGEDPYMNPRNTASGSLKLQDSALVAQRPLECLLYSIAGDDLGVSSQFEVLEKARSWGFKVPTVAKLCKSTTEVMQFADYWEVNRHNLPYETDGVVVKINSIQHQDELGYTAKSPRWAMAYKFKAEQATTTLNKITYQVGRTGAITPVANLAPVLLAGTTVKRASLHNADQIAKLDVREGDSVFVEKGGEIIPKIIKVDFTKRDAGSKPTEYITHCPECGTELIRKEGEAQHFCPNDMGCPPQITGRIQHFISRKAMDIEGLGGETVELLFKEGLIGNYADLYTLTKEQILPLERMADKSAENLVNGVQASKEIPFERVLFALGIRYVGETVAKKLAKAFKNIDALMVASQEQLIAVDEIGERIAESVVNFFSEPANVEIIDRLKSYGLQFSLSEEQLENQTDKFKGQTFVVSGVFESISRNDLKKMIEDNGGKVSSSISSKTSFLVAGDKMGPSKKTKAETLGVPIISEQEFLQKLEV, encoded by the coding sequence ATGAACATCCAAGATAAAATAACCTCCCTACGCAATGAGCTAAGGGAGCATAATTATAAATACTACGTGCTCGATGAGCCCTCCATTTCCGATTATGAGTTTGATATGAAACTCGAAGAGCTTCAGAAATTGGAAGCGGAGCACCCTGAATTTTACGATCCCACTTCGCCCACCATACGAGTGGGGGGAATGGTTACCAAAAACTTTGAGACCGTTCCACATGAACATCGCATGTATTCCTTGGACAATTCGTATTCCAAGGAAGACTTGGAGGATTGGGAGAAACGGGTTCAGCGTATTCTTGGGGATGCAGAAGTGGAATTTACCTGCGAGTTGAAATATGATGGGGCTTCCATCAGTCTAACTTATGAGGACGGAAAATTGGTGAAAGCCGTCACTCGGGGCGATGGTTTTCAAGGTGATGATGTGACCAACAACATCAAAACGATTAAATCGGTTCCTTTGCAACTAAAAGGAGACTATCCGCCAAAATTTGATATTCGTGGGGAAATTATCCTAACCCTCGAGGGCTTCGCAAAAATGAACGCAGAGCGTGTTGAAGCAGGCGAAGACCCTTATATGAACCCTAGAAATACCGCATCCGGAAGTTTAAAACTTCAAGATAGTGCCTTGGTGGCCCAACGCCCGTTGGAGTGTCTTTTGTACAGCATCGCAGGTGATGATCTTGGGGTAAGCTCTCAGTTTGAAGTCTTGGAAAAAGCAAGATCATGGGGGTTTAAAGTGCCGACGGTGGCCAAACTTTGCAAATCCACAACAGAAGTGATGCAGTTTGCGGATTATTGGGAAGTGAACCGTCACAATCTGCCCTACGAAACAGACGGAGTAGTAGTGAAGATAAATAGCATCCAGCACCAAGACGAGCTTGGCTATACGGCCAAATCACCGCGCTGGGCCATGGCCTACAAGTTCAAGGCGGAACAGGCCACCACAACTTTAAACAAAATCACCTATCAAGTTGGGCGTACAGGTGCGATAACCCCTGTGGCCAACTTAGCTCCTGTTTTGTTGGCAGGAACCACGGTAAAACGTGCTTCTTTGCACAATGCGGACCAAATTGCCAAGCTTGATGTTCGCGAAGGGGATTCCGTATTTGTGGAAAAAGGAGGTGAAATCATACCTAAAATTATTAAGGTCGATTTTACCAAACGGGATGCTGGCTCCAAACCTACCGAGTATATTACCCACTGTCCCGAATGTGGCACTGAATTGATCCGTAAAGAAGGCGAGGCCCAGCATTTTTGTCCAAACGATATGGGTTGCCCCCCTCAGATAACCGGGCGCATCCAACACTTTATTTCCCGAAAGGCCATGGATATTGAAGGTTTGGGGGGCGAAACGGTGGAATTGCTCTTTAAAGAAGGGTTAATCGGTAATTATGCAGACCTCTATACCTTGACCAAGGAACAAATTTTGCCATTGGAACGTATGGCTGATAAATCGGCCGAGAACTTGGTGAATGGCGTACAGGCATCCAAGGAAATTCCGTTTGAACGGGTGCTTTTTGCTTTGGGGATTCGATATGTAGGTGAAACGGTTGCCAAAAAACTGGCAAAAGCCTTCAAAAATATTGATGCTTTGATGGTTGCTTCTCAAGAACAATTGATTGCAGTGGATGAAATTGGTGAGCGGATTGCGGAAAGTGTGGTGAACTTTTTCTCGGAGCCCGCTAATGTGGAGATTATTGACCGATTAAAATCCTACGGATTGCAATTCTCATTGTCCGAGGAGCAATTGGAAAACCAAACGGATAAATTCAAGGGGCAGACCTTTGTGGTGTCCGGCGTGTTTGAATCTATCAGCAGAAACGATTTAAAGAAGATGATCGAGGACAACGGAGGCAAAGTGTCTTCGTCCATATCTTCAAAAACAAGTTTTTTGGTGGCTGGGGACAAAATGGGTCCAAGTAAAAAAACAAAGGCGGAAACCTTGGGAGTACCCATAATCTCGGAACAGGAATTTTTGCAAAAACTGGAAGTATGA
- the dapA gene encoding 4-hydroxy-tetrahydrodipicolinate synthase, which translates to MEQLIGTGVALVTPFREDLSVDVDALERIVEHNIQGGVDYLVVLGTTAESATLSQAEKQLVVDIVVRANAGRLPLVLGVGGNNTMAVANELKTLDLSEIDAILSVSPYYNKPTQEGIYQHFKVIAEASPIPIVLYNVPSRTGSNMLPETTLRLARDFSNIVGIKEACGDMVQIGEIVKNKPKGFLIISGDDPTALPTVLAGGAGVISVLGQGLPTLFSDMIKLGLEGNSKDAYEIHHKLSALMSLIFEEGNPAGIKSIFENKGISRAVVRLPLVEATPALKEKISVSLKSLDRARV; encoded by the coding sequence ATGGAACAGTTGATCGGAACAGGAGTCGCATTGGTAACTCCGTTCAGAGAAGATTTATCGGTAGATGTAGATGCATTGGAAAGGATAGTTGAACACAATATTCAAGGAGGTGTGGATTATTTGGTGGTATTGGGAACAACGGCCGAATCTGCAACCCTTTCCCAAGCAGAAAAACAATTGGTGGTCGATATTGTAGTGCGTGCCAATGCTGGCAGGCTTCCATTGGTGCTTGGTGTGGGAGGCAACAATACAATGGCTGTTGCCAACGAATTAAAAACATTGGATTTATCCGAGATTGATGCCATTCTCTCCGTATCGCCATATTACAACAAACCTACGCAAGAAGGCATATACCAACATTTTAAAGTAATTGCCGAAGCATCGCCCATACCAATTGTACTATACAATGTACCTTCTAGGACGGGAAGCAATATGCTGCCCGAAACTACCTTAAGGCTGGCCCGTGATTTTTCCAATATCGTGGGAATCAAAGAAGCATGTGGGGATATGGTGCAGATAGGTGAGATTGTCAAAAACAAACCAAAAGGGTTTTTAATTATTTCTGGCGACGACCCCACGGCATTGCCAACTGTTTTGGCAGGTGGGGCCGGAGTTATTTCGGTTTTGGGCCAGGGATTACCAACGCTTTTTTCGGATATGATCAAACTGGGTTTGGAAGGCAACTCAAAGGATGCTTATGAAATCCACCATAAACTATCAGCTTTAATGTCCCTTATTTTTGAGGAAGGTAATCCAGCAGGCATCAAAAGTATCTTTGAAAACAAAGGTATTTCACGAGCAGTTGTTAGGCTACCATTGGTTGAGGCAACCCCTGCATTGAAAGAAAAAATAAGCGTGTCGCTAAAGTCACTGGATAGGGCTCGTGTTTAA